GTGCAGGGCTCGTCCAGGGGCTGACCGGCGGCAAGGTTCCGCAGGCAGTCTTGCGCGCGGGTGAGTTCCGTTTCAAGGGCGTCAATGCGCTCCATCAGGTTGCGGATCACCCGAGCCTCCGCGTCGGGCAGGGCGGAGTGCGCAAGAGGGTTCACGCGAACGCCGCTCTGGTGAACGACGCGGCCGGGGACGCCCACCACGGTGCTGTCCGGGGCGACATCGCGCAGGACGACCGAGCCTGCGCCAATGCGGGTGTTGGCCCCCACTTCAATGGCACCGAGAACCTTGGCTCCAGCACCGACGACAACGTTCTCCGCGAGGGTCGGGTGACGCTTCCCGTGGGCTTTGCCCGTTCCTCCGAGGGTGACGCCTTGGTAGAGCAGGCAGTTGTTGCCCACCACGGCCGTTTCGCCGATCACGACACCCATGCCATGGTCGATGAACACCCCTTGGCCGATCCGGGCTCCTGGGTGAATTTCGATGCCGGTGAGCCAGCGTCCCAGTTGGCTGAGCAGGCGGGCCGGTAGCGGCGCAACACGCCAGAGGCGGTGACTGAGGCGGTGCAACGTCAGGGCATGTAGCCCCGGGTAGCAGCACAGCATTTCCAACGTGCCGCGTGCTGCCGGGTCCCGTTCCTTGATGATCGCCAGGTCGGCTCGCAGCGCGTTCAGCATCGTTCCATCTTGCTGAGCAAGAGTTTGACCGAGGGGCCCTCGGTCATGCATGATCTCTAAGCCGGCGGTTGAGCCGCGGCGACTGCGGATGTAGCTCAGTGGTAGAGCATCTCCTTGCCAAGGAGAGGGTCGAGAGTTCGAATCTCTTCATCCGCTTGTGAATCAATAGAAGGCTGTGATTACAGCCCTCGTTGAAGTCTTTTCTCTAGAAGCGGCGATCAGCTGGTGAGCAGGCCGATTTCCTTGCGGAGCTGATCGATCGTTGCTGTGCCGAGATAACTCTGGGCGCAGTGCACCTGGGGCATGCGCATCAGCTGAGCGCGGTTCTGGCGCAGGCTCTGCTCCACCAAGGGCAGGCTGGGGCGATCGCAGAGCACATGGCTGGAGGCCCGTAGCAGGGCGAGCAGTCGGCTGCTGACATCCGGGGTGGCGGTCATCAGCAGCAGTTCGTTGCCGCGCATGCTGTGGAGGATCACTTCAGCGGCCCGCAAGATGCCTGGGCTGATGCTGACGAGTCCCACGCAGCTGCCGGCGCGCAGGTCCTTCAGTAGGTCGAGCTCGTGGCGGAAGTCATTGAGGTCAACGGGGACGGCACGCACGCCGTGGCGCTTGGCGATCTCCTCAACGGGCTGCAGGAAGTAGCGACTGGTGACGACAGTGCCGTTGCTGGAGTTCTCGAGCACCGCCTCCAGTTCCTCCATCGGAACCACCTCGACGGGGGCGTCCAGGTGTGGGGTGAGCTCCTCGGAGATCAGCATGGAGGCGCCGATGTCCTCCCGCGGGGTGCTGACCAGCACCCGGGCGCCGCAGCGCAGCCGCCAGTCGATCTCGCGGGTCAAGAGCTCGCGGGCCTGCTGCAGGGTGCAGCCGGCGTTGAGGAGGCCATCCACGCTCTGGCGGACCTCGCGGTCGATGTCAGGCAGGTGCCGCCCGCGGGGTCCCGGGGGTGGCTTGATTTCCCGGGGGTTTTGTTGATCCCGTACGTAGATGCCAGAACCGGCCATGGCTTCCACCACGCCGTCGTTCTCCAGTTGGCGGTAGACCTTGCTGATCGTGTTGCGATGCAGGCCGGTCTGCATCGCCAGCTGGCGGGTACTGGGTAGGCGATGGCCGGGCGGGAAGTGCCGTGCTGCAATCGCAAAGCAAATCTGGTTGTACAGCTGGCTCGAGGCCGGGATATCGCTGTCCTGCTGAATGTGGAACCGCACGCCCGAGTGGCACAAGCTGTTCGGGCCACCTTACGGATCTTTGTTCCCGGTGACAATTGCGTTGTTGGCATAAAACGGTGTGCCGGTTCCCAACTCCTCCAACGCGATGACCATCCAGGCCGACTGGGTTCAGCTCTCCGTTCCCTCTGAAGCCGGTGTGACAGCGACCACCATGCCGGCCTGGTGGGTGCAGCCAGAGCGGCCTCGCGGGGCTGTTCTGGTTCTGCCTGAGGTGTTTGGAGTGAACAGCTGGGTGCGCAGCGTGGCGGAACGGTTGGCTCAGGAGGGTTACGCAGCCTTAGCGCTGAGCACCTTCTCGCGCACGGCTCCTGATTTGGAGGTGGGCTACGACGAAGCCGGCTTGGCCACGGGCCGGAAGCATCGGGATCAGGTGACGGCTCCGCAGCTCTTCGCGGATGTTCAAGTTGCCGTCGATTGGCTCCAGCAGGCCCATCCGTCCCTGCGGTTGGGGTGCGTGGGCTTCTGCTTTGGCGGCCACCTGGCGATGCTGGCGGCGACGAACCCAGCGATTGAGGCCACGTGCGATTTCTATGGCGCCCGGGTGTCCTGCTTCAAGCCCGGGTCAGCTGACTCAGCGACCCTGTCGGTTGTTCCACAGATCCCAGGTCGACTCTGGTGTTTCTGCGGCGACCAAGATCCGTTGATGCCCGCTGAAGAAGTGCAAGCGATTGATCGAGCCCTGCACACAGCGGATTCCAGCTGGGCGCGCCATCGCCTGGTTGTGGCGACTGGAGCCGGTCACGGATACATGTGTGAGGCCAGGACAGACTTCCACCCTGAGGCTGCGGCCTCGGGATGGAGCCTGATGCTGGAGCTCTTCGCTGAGGCGCTTTAGCCCTCGGCCTTCGCGGCGGCTTGGCGAGGCGTCTCGATCGTGCGCACCGCTTTGCTGGCTGCGGCTTCGGCCTCTTTCTCCTTGGCCAGCGGGGTTTTACGGGGGCTCAGGAACATGATCATGTTCCGGCCCTCGCGCTTGGGATCCTGCTGAATTTCAGCTTTCTCCTCGAGGTCCTTCGCCATGCGGCGAAGAAGCTGCTCAGCCAAGGCGGTGTGCTGGATTTCGCGGCCGCGGAAGATCACGGTGCACTTGACCTTGTCGCCGGCTTTCAGGAAGCGAGAGGCCTGACCGAGCCGCACGTCGTAGTCGTGCTGGTCGATCTTGTAGCGCATCTTGACCTCTTTGACTTCGGTCTGGTGCGACTTTTTCTTGGCTTCCTTGGCCTTCTTTTCCTGTTCGAACTTGAACTTGCCGTAGTCCATGATCCGGCAGACCGGTGGGTCAGCCTTTTCACTCACGAGCACCAGGTCCAGCTCGCGGTCCTTGGCGACGTCGAGTGCCTCTTCCCTTGAGATCACTCCCAGCTGACTGCCGTCGGCATCGACCACCCGGAGCTGGGGGTAATTGATGCGGTCGTTGATGTTGGGGAGCTCCCGGACAGGAGCACGGCGGTCAAAACGAGGACGGGGTGGCATTCAGATGGGCGAGAGGACGGAAAAACAGTTGCTGTTCACCGTTCACCCTAGGACGTGCTCGATCGCCGACAAGGCCCGTTCCAGTGGATCGCCGTCTTGGCCCGGTGCATCCAGCCAAAGGGGTTGATGCTGGCGGCGAAACCACGTTCGCTGGCGCTTGGCGAATTGCTGGGTGCGTTTGGTGGTCTGCGCGATGGCCTGCTGCTCGTTCAACTGACCCCGCAGCAGGGCGGCTGCTTCTGCGTAGCCGATGGTGTCCAGCAGTGGGCAGTCCGCTCCGTAGCGCTGTTGGAGCGTTTGCGTTTCAGCCACCAAGCCATCGCTGTACAGCGCATGGCTGCGTTGGGCAATGCGTTGTTTGAGGTTGCTCGGGTTGAGCCCCAGCTCAAGGACACGCCAGGGCGGTGGATTGGAGCCCTGTTGCTGGCTGAGGGGACGACCCGTGGCATAGAGCACCTCCAGGGCGCGCTGGGTTCGCACGGCGTCGTTGGCCATGATCCGCTCAGCGGCGCTTGGATCCGCTTGGCGCAGCAGGGCGTAGCACTGGTTCTGGCCCAGGGCCTCGAGCTCCCCCCGTAGTTGTGGTTGCGGCGGCACCGCCGGTGGCGTCATCCCCTGGGTGATGGCCTTGATGTAGAGACCGCTGCCGCCCACGAGAAAGGCCACCCCGCGCCTCTGGTGTTCCGCGGCGATAGCTCGGTCGGCTTCCTGGCGGAACTCCTGCAAATTGATGGGTTGATCGGGAGCCCGCAGGTCCAGCAGCTCATGGCGAACGGCGGCCCGTTGCTCGGCCGTCGGTTTGGCCGTGCCGATCGTCATGTCCTTGTAAAGCTGCCTGGAATCGACGGACAGCACAGCGAGGTCAAGGGCCTTGGCGATCTCAATGCCAAGTGCGGTTTTGCCGCTGGCCGTTGGCCCCAGCAAGGCGATGACGAGGGGCTGACTGGATGGACTCATCACCGCACTTTGCCGGGTGACCTGCAAACCGAGGGGTGCCCCCCTTGCCGAAATTGCCCCTCAGCGGCCCCTACAAGCGCCTCTATTGCATCGGTGGTAGATTGACCCCTAAAGGCTGGTCTCTGCTCGGCTTTTTGCCCTTGTTGAGCCTCCTGCGGGAGAGATTCAGCCCCTGCCGGATTCCATGAGCGAAGCCACGAAAGTTCAGGCTGCCTACGGCGCCGAGCAGATCCAGGTCTTGGAGGGCTTGGAGCCGGTCCGTAAGCGCCCTGGGATGTACATCGGCTCCACCGGGCCGAGGGGCTTGCACCACCTGGTCTATGAGGTGGTCGATAACTCTGTTGACGAAGCCCTCGCTGGGCATTGCAACGAGATCCGGGTTGCGATTGAAGAGGACGGCAGCTGTTCCGTCAGCGACAACGGCCGCGGCATCCCGACGGATGTCCACCCCAAAACCGGCAAAAGCGCCCTGGAGACTGTTCTGACGGTTCTCCACGCCGGCGGCAAGTTCGGAGCCGGCGGCTACAAGGTCTCGGGTGGTCTCCACGGGGTTGGTGTCTCCGTGGTCAACGCCCTGTCCGAGTGGGTTGAGGTTCTTGTTTACCGCCAGGGCAAAGAGCACCGTCAGCGCTTTGAACGGGGTGCTCCGATTGGCAGCTTGGGCATTGAGCCGGGAGCCGATCCCAGCCGCACTGGAACCACGGTGCGCTTCAAGCCGGATCTAGAGATCTTCACCGGCGGGATTGACTTTGACTACAACACGCTCTCGGCTCGTTTAAGGGAGCTTGCTTACCTCAATGGTGGGGTCAAAATCGTTTTCCGCGACGAGCGCCCCGCGGCACGCGATGCCGAGGGTGAAGCTCATGAGGAGATTTATCACTACGAAGGCGGCATTAAGGAATACGTCGCCTACATGAATGCGGAGAAGGATGCTCTACATCCCGATATCATTTATGTGAACTCCGAGAAAGATGGGGTTCAGATTGAAGCCGCACTGCAGTGGTGCGTTGATGCCTACTCCGACAACATCTTTGGTTTCGCGAACAACATCCGTACGGTGGATGGTGGTACCCACATTGAGGGCCTGAAGACTGTTCTGACCCGGACCCTCAATAACTTCGCCAAAAAGCGCGGCAAGCGCAAAGAGTCTGACTCCAACCTCGCGGGTGAAAACATCCGTGAGGGCCTCACGGCGGTTCTCTCGGTCAAGGTTCCCGAGCCTGAATTTGAGGGTCAGACCAAGACGAAGCTCGGGAACACCGAGGTGCGCGGCATCGTTGATTCGCTCGTCGGTGAAGCCCTCGGCGAATACCTCGAGTTCAATCCGTCCGTGATTGACCTGATCCTTGAGAAAGCGATTCAGGCCTTCAATGCCGCAGAGGCGGCCCGCCGGGCCCGTGAATTGGTGCGTCGCAAGAGCGTCCTCGAAAGCTCAACGCTGCCGGGCAAGCTGGCCGACTGCTCCTCCCGGGACCCCGGTGAATCCGAGATTTACATCGTGGAGGGTGATTCCGCAGGTGGCTCAGCCAAGCAAGGGCGAGATCGTCGTTTTCAGGCCATCCTTCCTCTGCGGGGCAAGATTCTCAATATTGAAAAGACTGACGACGCCAAGATCTACAAGAACACCGAGATTCAGGCGCTGATTACAGCCCTTGGTTTGGGGATCAAAGGCGAAGAGTTTGACGAGAAAAACCTGCGCTACCACCGCATCGTCATCATGACCGACGCAGACGTGGACGGAGCCCACATTCGGACGTTGCTGCTCACCTTCTTCTATCGCTATCAAAAGGCTCTTCTTGAGGGCGGCTACATCTACATCGCCTGCCCTCCCCTCTACAAAGTGGAGCGCGGTAAAAACCACACCTATTGCTACAACGAAAACGACCTCACGACCACCGTTAAAGGGTTCGGAGAGAAGGCGAACTACACGATCCAGCGCTTTAAGGGCTTGGGCGAGATGATGCCCGCCCAGTTGTGGGAAACCACGATGGATCCAACGACGCGAATGATGAAGCGCGTGGAGATTGAAGACGCTGCGGAGGCCGATCGCATTTTCACGATCCTGATGGGCGACAAGGTGGCTCCCCGCCGCGAGTTCATCGAGACCCACAGCGCGGAACTGGATCTGGCTCAGCTCGATATCTGATGCCGGCCCAGCCGTACGCCAGCTTGCGCTGGGGCGCTCTCTTGGCCTTCGCGTTATTTGCACCCATTGGCCTTCCGGCGGGTGGTGCGGAGCGTCGTCAGGCGGAGGTTCGCCGGCGTTGCTCCAGCGAGCCCCTGCTGAGTACTTCCAGAGGCTGTCTGCAAGCAGCTCCGGAGCGCCAGGCTCCCGTGCTTGCCCAGGTGCCTGTGGATTCTTCGATTGAGGTTCTGCGCAGCTGGAGTAACCAGCGCGGTGAGCGCTGGCTCCAGGTGAAAGTGGCCTCCCGCCGGGGCTGGATGGTGGCTGCTTAACGCCGATGCGTGATGCCCTTCTGCTAGCGATTGGCGCTGTGCCAGGGGCTTGGTTGCGTTTTCGGGTGGTGAATCACCTGGAGCCGATGCTGCCTCGCAAGCACTGGGGCACCTTCATGG
This DNA window, taken from Synechococcus sp. LTW-R, encodes the following:
- a CDS encoding dienelactone hydrolase family protein, encoding MPVPNSSNAMTIQADWVQLSVPSEAGVTATTMPAWWVQPERPRGAVLVLPEVFGVNSWVRSVAERLAQEGYAALALSTFSRTAPDLEVGYDEAGLATGRKHRDQVTAPQLFADVQVAVDWLQQAHPSLRLGCVGFCFGGHLAMLAATNPAIEATCDFYGARVSCFKPGSADSATLSVVPQIPGRLWCFCGDQDPLMPAEEVQAIDRALHTADSSWARHRLVVATGAGHGYMCEARTDFHPEAAASGWSLMLELFAEAL
- a CDS encoding GntR family transcriptional regulator; amino-acid sequence: MRFHIQQDSDIPASSQLYNQICFAIAARHFPPGHRLPSTRQLAMQTGLHRNTISKVYRQLENDGVVEAMAGSGIYVRDQQNPREIKPPPGPRGRHLPDIDREVRQSVDGLLNAGCTLQQARELLTREIDWRLRCGARVLVSTPREDIGASMLISEELTPHLDAPVEVVPMEELEAVLENSSNGTVVTSRYFLQPVEEIAKRHGVRAVPVDLNDFRHELDLLKDLRAGSCVGLVSISPGILRAAEVILHSMRGNELLLMTATPDVSSRLLALLRASSHVLCDRPSLPLVEQSLRQNRAQLMRMPQVHCAQSYLGTATIDQLRKEIGLLTS
- a CDS encoding SH3 domain-containing protein; translated protein: MPAQPYASLRWGALLAFALFAPIGLPAGGAERRQAEVRRRCSSEPLLSTSRGCLQAAPERQAPVLAQVPVDSSIEVLRSWSNQRGERWLQVKVASRRGWMVAA
- the miaA gene encoding tRNA (adenosine(37)-N6)-dimethylallyltransferase MiaA; protein product: MSPSSQPLVIALLGPTASGKTALGIEIAKALDLAVLSVDSRQLYKDMTIGTAKPTAEQRAAVRHELLDLRAPDQPINLQEFRQEADRAIAAEHQRRGVAFLVGGSGLYIKAITQGMTPPAVPPQPQLRGELEALGQNQCYALLRQADPSAAERIMANDAVRTQRALEVLYATGRPLSQQQGSNPPPWRVLELGLNPSNLKQRIAQRSHALYSDGLVAETQTLQQRYGADCPLLDTIGYAEAAALLRGQLNEQQAIAQTTKRTQQFAKRQRTWFRRQHQPLWLDAPGQDGDPLERALSAIEHVLG
- the infC gene encoding translation initiation factor IF-3, giving the protein MPPRPRFDRRAPVRELPNINDRINYPQLRVVDADGSQLGVISREEALDVAKDRELDLVLVSEKADPPVCRIMDYGKFKFEQEKKAKEAKKKSHQTEVKEVKMRYKIDQHDYDVRLGQASRFLKAGDKVKCTVIFRGREIQHTALAEQLLRRMAKDLEEKAEIQQDPKREGRNMIMFLSPRKTPLAKEKEAEAAASKAVRTIETPRQAAAKAEG
- the gyrB gene encoding DNA topoisomerase (ATP-hydrolyzing) subunit B → MSEATKVQAAYGAEQIQVLEGLEPVRKRPGMYIGSTGPRGLHHLVYEVVDNSVDEALAGHCNEIRVAIEEDGSCSVSDNGRGIPTDVHPKTGKSALETVLTVLHAGGKFGAGGYKVSGGLHGVGVSVVNALSEWVEVLVYRQGKEHRQRFERGAPIGSLGIEPGADPSRTGTTVRFKPDLEIFTGGIDFDYNTLSARLRELAYLNGGVKIVFRDERPAARDAEGEAHEEIYHYEGGIKEYVAYMNAEKDALHPDIIYVNSEKDGVQIEAALQWCVDAYSDNIFGFANNIRTVDGGTHIEGLKTVLTRTLNNFAKKRGKRKESDSNLAGENIREGLTAVLSVKVPEPEFEGQTKTKLGNTEVRGIVDSLVGEALGEYLEFNPSVIDLILEKAIQAFNAAEAARRARELVRRKSVLESSTLPGKLADCSSRDPGESEIYIVEGDSAGGSAKQGRDRRFQAILPLRGKILNIEKTDDAKIYKNTEIQALITALGLGIKGEEFDEKNLRYHRIVIMTDADVDGAHIRTLLLTFFYRYQKALLEGGYIYIACPPLYKVERGKNHTYCYNENDLTTTVKGFGEKANYTIQRFKGLGEMMPAQLWETTMDPTTRMMKRVEIEDAAEADRIFTILMGDKVAPRREFIETHSAELDLAQLDI
- the cysE gene encoding serine O-acetyltransferase, which encodes MLNALRADLAIIKERDPAARGTLEMLCCYPGLHALTLHRLSHRLWRVAPLPARLLSQLGRWLTGIEIHPGARIGQGVFIDHGMGVVIGETAVVGNNCLLYQGVTLGGTGKAHGKRHPTLAENVVVGAGAKVLGAIEVGANTRIGAGSVVLRDVAPDSTVVGVPGRVVHQSGVRVNPLAHSALPDAEARVIRNLMERIDALETELTRAQDCLRNLAAGQPLDEPCTAAAAQSLKDREILEFLGDNPGTTN